From the genome of Glycine max cultivar Williams 82 chromosome 2, Glycine_max_v4.0, whole genome shotgun sequence, one region includes:
- the LOC112998784 gene encoding uncharacterized protein isoform X1 — protein MLFRSLNQRKVSLIMNGPLSVYLKMAIKLVETAIESIDSFVYRESVKSEVNLRSAQLFALNHLRCMAALDNKECFRDLLDKYVEQYPSCIELVLASALIQKQDINVDSFMGFEEAINRWSIEVPGIQCIWNQYIENAIHNRRIDLAKAITIWWFKSIWQVQVQNLPNGGMEITDDGNSCGSLGLDSKSVSDRSSYDHKQIDMMF, from the coding sequence ATGCTGTTCAGAAGTTTGAATCAGAGAAAGGTCTCCTTGATAATGAATGGCCCTTTGTCAGTTTATCTGAAGATGGCTATTAAACTTGTGGAAACAGCTATTGAATCTATTGATTCTTTTGTCTATCGTGAATCTGTAAAAAGTGAAGTTAATCTCAGGTCTGCTCAACTTTTTGCTCTCAATCATCTCAGATGCATGGCTGCCCTTGATAACAAAGAATGCTTTAGAGATTTGCTGGATAAATATGTTGAGCAGTATCCTTCCTGCATAGAATTGGTCCTGGCATCAGCTCTTATACAGAAACAGGATATTAATGTTGATAGTTTCATGGGATTTGAGGAAGCCATTAACAGATGGTCAATAGAAGTTCCTGGAATCCAGTGCATCTGGAATCAGTACATTGAAAATGCTATCCACAATCGAAGAATTGATCTGGCAAAAGCAATTACAATCTGGTGGTTCAAATCTATTTGGCAAGTACAAGTACAAAATCTCCCAAATGGAGGGATGGAGATCACTGATGATGGTAATTCTTGTGGCTCCCTGGGATTGGATTCAAAATCTGTTTCAGACAGATCCAGTTATGATCATAAACAGATAGATATGATGTTTTGA
- the LOC100785926 gene encoding THO complex subunit 4B isoform X2: protein MAGGIDMSLDDIKKRSAAAVASRRRFTVVHNPARTTPYPIPQVRQQSMVALFPEMVLEESGAAKIESGTKLYLSNLDHGVTNDDIKLLFSEEGELKSYTIHYDQSGRSKGTAEVVFVRHSDALLAIKKYNNMRLDGKPLQIELVGTSLATPAVAPLCQNNLMGRPNDVHFSTRGRVGDSGFHNDFAQGYLPRGRGEEKDHIRKVSFRDLDHSFERFHRTQSQRSYAKVNGNFGKVTAKDLDDDLERYHLEAKRIKKQNGK, encoded by the exons ATGGCCGGCGGCATCGACATGTCCCTCGACGACATTAAGAAGCGTTCAGCCGCCGCCGTGGCTTCTCGCCGCCGATTCACGGTTGTTCACAACCCGGCCAGAACGACGCCGTACCCGATTCCGCAG GTAAGGCAACAGAGCATGGTTGCATTATTTCCAGAAATGGTTTTGGAGGAGTCAGGCGCGGCTAAGATTGAAAGTGGCACCAAGCTCTATTTATCTAACTTGGATCATGGAGTTACCAACGATGATATCAAG CTGCTGTTCTCGGAAGAGGGTGAATTGAAAAGCTACACTATTCATTATGATCAGAGTGGAAGATCAAAGGGAACTGCAGAAGTTGTGTTCGTGAGGCATTCTGATGCTTTATTAGCCATCAAGAAATACAACAATATGAGGCTTGATGGAAAGCCATTGCAAATTGAGCTTGTTGGAACAAGTTTGGCTACTCCTGCTGTCGCTCCTCTTTGTCAAAATAACTTGATGGGAAGACCAAATGATGTCCATTTTAG CACACGAGGAAGGGTTGGCGATAGTGGGTTTCACAATGACTTTGCACAGGGCTACCTTCCAAGGGGCCGTGGAGAAGAGAAGGACCATATTCGAAAGGTGTCTTTTAGAGATCTTGATCATAGCTTTGAGAGGTTTCACCGCACTCAGAGTCAGAGAAGCTACGCAAAAGTAAATGGCAATTTTGGAAAGGTGACTGCTAAAGATCTTGATGATGACTTGGAGAGGTATCACTTAGAGGCTAAGCGGATTAAAAAGCAAAATGGAAAGTGA
- the LOC112998784 gene encoding uncharacterized protein isoform X2 yields the protein MLFRSLNQRKVSLIMNGPLSVYLKMAIKLVETAIESIDSFVYRESVKSEVNLRSAQLFALNHLRCMAALDNKECFRDLLDKYVEQYPSCIELVLASALIQKQDINVDSFMGFEEAINRWSIEVPGIQCIWNQYIENAIHNRRIDLAKAITIWWFKSIWQVQVQNLPNGGMEITDDE from the exons ATGCTGTTCAGAAGTTTGAATCAGAGAAAGGTCTCCTTGATAATGAATGGCCCTTTGTCAGTTTATCTGAAGATGGCTATTAAACTTGTGGAAACAGCTATTGAATCTATTGATTCTTTTGTCTATCGTGAATCTGTAAAAAGTGAAGTTAATCTCAGGTCTGCTCAACTTTTTGCTCTCAATCATCTCAGATGCATGGCTGCCCTTGATAACAAAGAATGCTTTAGAGATTTGCTGGATAAATATGTTGAGCAGTATCCTTCCTGCATAGAATTGGTCCTGGCATCAGCTCTTATACAGAAACAGGATATTAATGTTGATAGTTTCATGGGATTTGAGGAAGCCATTAACAGATGGTCAATAGAAGTTCCTGGAATCCAGTGCATCTGGAATCAGTACATTGAAAATGCTATCCACAATCGAAGAATTGATCTGGCAAAAGCAATTACAATCTGGTGGTTCAAATCTATTTGGCAAGTACAAGTACAAAATCTCCCAAATGGAGGGATGGAGATCACTGATGATG AATGA
- the LOC100785926 gene encoding THO complex subunit 4B isoform X1 produces MAGGIDMSLDDIKKRSAAAVASRRRFTVVHNPARTTPYPIPQCLIGCQVRQQSMVALFPEMVLEESGAAKIESGTKLYLSNLDHGVTNDDIKLLFSEEGELKSYTIHYDQSGRSKGTAEVVFVRHSDALLAIKKYNNMRLDGKPLQIELVGTSLATPAVAPLCQNNLMGRPNDVHFSTRGRVGDSGFHNDFAQGYLPRGRGEEKDHIRKVSFRDLDHSFERFHRTQSQRSYAKVNGNFGKVTAKDLDDDLERYHLEAKRIKKQNGK; encoded by the exons ATGGCCGGCGGCATCGACATGTCCCTCGACGACATTAAGAAGCGTTCAGCCGCCGCCGTGGCTTCTCGCCGCCGATTCACGGTTGTTCACAACCCGGCCAGAACGACGCCGTACCCGATTCCGCAG TGTTTGATTGGTTGTCAGGTAAGGCAACAGAGCATGGTTGCATTATTTCCAGAAATGGTTTTGGAGGAGTCAGGCGCGGCTAAGATTGAAAGTGGCACCAAGCTCTATTTATCTAACTTGGATCATGGAGTTACCAACGATGATATCAAG CTGCTGTTCTCGGAAGAGGGTGAATTGAAAAGCTACACTATTCATTATGATCAGAGTGGAAGATCAAAGGGAACTGCAGAAGTTGTGTTCGTGAGGCATTCTGATGCTTTATTAGCCATCAAGAAATACAACAATATGAGGCTTGATGGAAAGCCATTGCAAATTGAGCTTGTTGGAACAAGTTTGGCTACTCCTGCTGTCGCTCCTCTTTGTCAAAATAACTTGATGGGAAGACCAAATGATGTCCATTTTAG CACACGAGGAAGGGTTGGCGATAGTGGGTTTCACAATGACTTTGCACAGGGCTACCTTCCAAGGGGCCGTGGAGAAGAGAAGGACCATATTCGAAAGGTGTCTTTTAGAGATCTTGATCATAGCTTTGAGAGGTTTCACCGCACTCAGAGTCAGAGAAGCTACGCAAAAGTAAATGGCAATTTTGGAAAGGTGACTGCTAAAGATCTTGATGATGACTTGGAGAGGTATCACTTAGAGGCTAAGCGGATTAAAAAGCAAAATGGAAAGTGA
- the LOC112998782 gene encoding uncharacterized protein isoform X2, which translates to MLGNITLAPYIENSALASGGNQTRPPQKKNRPWCDHCRKLGHTKETCWDIHGKPLDAKSFRNKETRGNTTYNTSQEGEVSSDPSPFSREQIESLQKLLQQTLLSTRKPTSTTKVAQKGNFSHTLNTSKGKRRSWIIDSRASDHMTGDITVFDNYSPCHEHSTVRIADDTLSKVVDFEVGKDDWQC; encoded by the exons ATGCTAGGGAACATTACGCTAGCCCCATACATTGAAAACTCAGCATTGGCATCAGGAGGGAATCAGACCCGTCCACCACAGAAGAAGAACCGCCCCTGGTGTGATCATTGCAGGAAACTAGGCCACACCAAGGAAACCTGCTGGGACATCCATGGTAAACCACTAGATGCAAAGTCATTCCGGAATAAGGAAACTAGAGGCAACACAACTTATAACACTTCTCAAGAAGGAGAGGTAAGTTCTGATCCAAGTCCCTTTAGCAGGGAACAAATAGAATCCCTGCAGAAACTTCTCCAACAAACCTTGTTGAGCACAAGGAAACCTACTAGTACAACAAAAGTAGCTCAGAAAGGTAATTTTTCACATACTTTAAACACCtccaaaggaaaaagaagatcCTGGATTATAGACTCTAGAGCTTCAGATCACATGACTGGAGACATAACTGTTTTTGACAACTATTCTCCATGTCATGAACACTCTACAGTTCGGATAGCAGACGATACACTCTCAAAAGTTGTTG ATTTTGAGGTCGGGAAAGACGATTGGCAGTGCTGA
- the LOC112998782 gene encoding uncharacterized protein isoform X1 → MLGNITLAPYIENSALASGGNQTRPPQKKNRPWCDHCRKLGHTKETCWDIHGKPLDAKSFRNKETRGNTTYNTSQEGEVSSDPSPFSREQIESLQKLLQQTLLSTRKPTSTTKVAQKGNFSHTLNTSKGKRRSWIIDSRASDHMTGDITVFDNYSPCHEHSTVRIADDTLSKVVGKDFEVGKDDWQC, encoded by the exons ATGCTAGGGAACATTACGCTAGCCCCATACATTGAAAACTCAGCATTGGCATCAGGAGGGAATCAGACCCGTCCACCACAGAAGAAGAACCGCCCCTGGTGTGATCATTGCAGGAAACTAGGCCACACCAAGGAAACCTGCTGGGACATCCATGGTAAACCACTAGATGCAAAGTCATTCCGGAATAAGGAAACTAGAGGCAACACAACTTATAACACTTCTCAAGAAGGAGAGGTAAGTTCTGATCCAAGTCCCTTTAGCAGGGAACAAATAGAATCCCTGCAGAAACTTCTCCAACAAACCTTGTTGAGCACAAGGAAACCTACTAGTACAACAAAAGTAGCTCAGAAAGGTAATTTTTCACATACTTTAAACACCtccaaaggaaaaagaagatcCTGGATTATAGACTCTAGAGCTTCAGATCACATGACTGGAGACATAACTGTTTTTGACAACTATTCTCCATGTCATGAACACTCTACAGTTCGGATAGCAGACGATACACTCTCAAAAGTTGTTGGTAAAG ATTTTGAGGTCGGGAAAGACGATTGGCAGTGCTGA
- the LOC102659564 gene encoding uncharacterized mitochondrial protein AtMg00810-like, with translation MEVARTKHGIYMSQRKYTLDLLQEIGMLGCKEANTPIEPTNQNNFEDDSPPSDKTRYQSLVGKLIYLTHTRPDIGFAVSMASRHMSNPTDVHEKAMRRILQYLKGCAFDRKSTTGYCTFVWENLVTWRSKKQSMVARSSAEAELRVMAHDICEGI, from the exons ATGGAAGTGGCTCGAACAAAGCATGGGATCTATATGTCTCAAAGGAAGTACACCCTAGATCTACTCCAAGAAATAGGGATGCTTGGGTGCAAGGAAGCCAACACCCCTATAGAACCAACCAATCAGAACAACTTTGAAGATGATAGTCCTCCATCTGATAAAACCAGGTACCAAAGTCTGGTTGGAAAATTAATCTACTTGACACATACCAGGCCGGACATTGGTTTTGCAGTAAGTATGGCAAGTCGCCATATGTCAAATCCCACAGATGTTCATGAGAAAGCTATGAGGAGAATCCTACAATACCTTAAAG GTTGTGCTTTTGACAGGAAATCAACTACTGGTTATTGCACCTTTGTGTGGGAGAATCTGGTAACTTGGAGGAGCAAGAAGCAGTCCATGGTAGCTAGGAGTAGTGCAGAAGCCGAACTAAGAGTCATGGCACATGACATTTGCGAAGGAATTTGA